Genomic segment of Prochlorococcus marinus CUG1433:
AGAGATTGAATCCATCCAATTAAAAATAGATCAAGCCAAAAGGAGTTTTGACCTCAATAAAGCAGCAGAATTGGAATTTGGGACTTTAAATTCTTTACAAAAAAAATTAAAAGAAAAAAGTGATTCCCTGGTAAATTCTCAAAAAAATGGGGAGACAAGTCTTTTAAGGCAAGAGGTGACATTTGATGATATTGCAGAAGTTGTCTCAAAGTGGACTTCAATTCCAGTTCAAAACTTAAACCAGTCAGAAAAAGATAAGCTTTTAAGTCTAGAGTCGATCCTTAAAGAAAAAATCATTGGTCAAGATAGTGCCATTAGAGCTGTTGCAGATTCCATTAAGAGATCAAGGACTGATCTAAATGATCCAAACAAGCCATTAGCCAGTTTCCTTTTTTTAGGTCCAACTGGTGTTGGGAAAACAGAGCTGAGTAAAGTGACTGCAAAAATTATATTCGATTCAAATTCTTCAATTACAAGACTGGATATGTCTGAATATATGGAAAAGCATTCAGTTAGCAAAATCATAGGAGCGCCACCTGGATATTTAGGTTTCGAATCAGGCGGTCAACTAACTGAAGCTGTACGCAAAAATCCTTATTCATTAATACTCCTAGATGAAATAGAGAAAGCTCACAAAGATATCTTAGATATTCTCTTACAGGTTCTTGATGATGGAAACATTACAGATGGTCAAGGTCGTACAATAAATTTCAAAAATTCAATCATTGTTCTCACAAGTAATTTAGGAAGTCAATCAATAAATGATTTATCAGTAAGAAAAGAAGATAGAAGTGAAATTAAAAAAGTTGTAGATTATGAACTGAAAAAATTTTTCAAGCCTGAGTTTTTAAATCGACTTGATGAAATAGTTATTTTTAATAATCTAGAATTAAATGACATAAAAGAAATTGCAAAAATCCAGCTTCAAAATTTAGAAAAAAGACTTAACAAAAAAAACTTAAAATTCAAAATTACGGACGAGGCAATTAACCAACTTGTCGAAAATAGTTTCGATCATGCCTTTGGTGCAAGGCCTTTAAAAAGAATTATTCAAAAACAAATTGAGACAAAAATTTCAAACAACATATTGAATAATCATTACCTTAATAAAGACGAGATTAATATTTATCTGGTTAATGGAGAGATAATTGTTGATTAAAGATCTAAATTGAAGAATCCTATATTTCTTGAACTTTAGCAACTTTAATCTAAGATTTGAACCAATCGGGAATTTCCTCATAACTTGCTTTATTAGATTTATTTTCTTTTGATTCTGTTTTCCAACAACATGTTCTGCCCTTATCCTTATCCTGTAAGTATTCATTAGCCCATCTCCAAATCAATTCAGAAGTGAACTCCATTCCCACATTATCCATAATTCTCAGATCTAAAGCATCTAAGTCATGTAATTTTTCCCAGTAATTCAACAAAGGGTCATCTTTATTTATCAAAAAAGTATGATCAAATTGCTGCTTTAGTTTAATTTCTAGGGGCTTTAGACTTGAAAAATCGACAACAAAACCATTTAAGTCTAATTTTTTTGCAGTAAACCAAAAGGTGAATGATCTTGAATATCCATGCACAAATCGGCAGTGGCCTTCATGACGCCATTGCCTATGTGAACAGGGAAAATCCTCGTAACTTTTACTGCATGAAAATTTTAGAGAATGAAGATACATCAATTAACTGTTAGGATAATTTTGATTAAGACACAATGAATAGGATTTAACATAACAAACATAATGACTTATTCAACTAATTTTTCGATAGAAGATCTACGCTTTGATAATTATGGTTTAATCCCTGCAATAGCACAAGATTGGCTTGACGGATCAATTCTTATGCTTGCTTGGATGAATAAAGAATCATTGACAATGACACTTGAAACAAAAAACGTTCATTACTGGAGTAGATCTAGATCCGAAATCTGGAGAAAAGGAGCTACTAGTGGAAGTACTCAAATACTTAAGGAGATAAGATTCGACTGCGATAATGATGCACTAATCCTTTTGATTGAACAAAATGGCTCAGGTGCATGTCACACTGGTGAAAAAAGTTGTTTTTTCAACGAAATCCAAATTAATCAAAGTGATAAAAAAGAGAAAAAAACAACTCCCTTCTCAAATATTTGCTCTGAATTATTCAATACAATTAACGATAGATCAATAAATCCATCAGAAAAAAGTTACACAAATCATCTGTTAACAAAAGGCAGTAATACTATTTTAAAAAAAATAGGAGAGGAATCTGCAGAATTTATAATGGCTTGCAAAGATAATGATAAAAATTCAATCTCAAATGAAGCTGCTGATTTAATTTATCATTTGCAAGTAGCCCTTAAGCATAAAGGCGTTGAGTGGAGAGATGTACTGGCTGTTTTAGAATCAAGAAGAAAAAATTAATTAATAAAAATTTATAATTTATGATTGTTTGACCTAAAAATTTGAAATAATGTTAATTAACTAATTAATAATTAATTATTAATTAATTATTAATTAATTATTACATGTATGGCTTATTAATGAATTGACTATAAGTTAAATATATCAACAAAGAGGTAAATCGTGAGTTCATTAAGCGATTTTCTTGGTGAAATAGGACGTCATCAACTTTTGACTCCAGAAAGAGAACTCACAATGGGCCGAAAAGTCCAAGAAATGGTTGTGCTTGTTAATAGATGTCAAGAGGCAGGAGGGAAAGGCCCTGCTTGTGAATATTCCGAAGCTGAGAGAAAAAAGATAAAAATTGGTGAAAAAGCTAAAAACGAGATGATAACAGCTAACCTACGACTTGTTGTCAACCTCGCCAAGAGATACCAAGGGAAAGGATTAGAATTACTGGACTTGATTCAGGAGGGTACATTAGGTCTTACAAGGGCCGTAGAAAAATATGATCCGTCTAGAGGACATAGATTTTCCACCTATGCTTATTGGTGGATCAGGCAAGGTTTAAATAGAGCATTGTCAACTCAAAGTAGAACGATAAGGATTCCTGTTAACATTAATGAAAAACTTACAAAACTAAGATCAGCAAAATCAAAGCTTATGCAACTTAAGGGTATTCCACCTACTAGTGATGAGCTAGCTGAAGAAATGAAAATAACCAAAGAGGAAATTGACGAACTCCTTTCTTGTGAATTGAGAAGCATCACTGTTAGTCTACAAGGTACTGTTAAGTCAAAATCAGATCCTTCCGAGTTAGTTGATATTCTTCCAAGTGATCAAACTCC
This window contains:
- a CDS encoding sigma-70 family RNA polymerase sigma factor; the encoded protein is MSSLSDFLGEIGRHQLLTPERELTMGRKVQEMVVLVNRCQEAGGKGPACEYSEAERKKIKIGEKAKNEMITANLRLVVNLAKRYQGKGLELLDLIQEGTLGLTRAVEKYDPSRGHRFSTYAYWWIRQGLNRALSTQSRTIRIPVNINEKLTKLRSAKSKLMQLKGIPPTSDELAEEMKITKEEIDELLSCELRSITVSLQGTVKSKSDPSELVDILPSDQTPPMELAELAERTASAWKLLDKANLTEKERKIVSLRFGLDGSNEWRTLAEVARHMSCSREYCRQVVQRALRKLRKAGIQNGLVDSIS
- a CDS encoding bifunctional phosphoribosyl-AMP cyclohydrolase/phosphoribosyl-ATP diphosphatase HisIE, with the translated sequence MTYSTNFSIEDLRFDNYGLIPAIAQDWLDGSILMLAWMNKESLTMTLETKNVHYWSRSRSEIWRKGATSGSTQILKEIRFDCDNDALILLIEQNGSGACHTGEKSCFFNEIQINQSDKKEKKTTPFSNICSELFNTINDRSINPSEKSYTNHLLTKGSNTILKKIGEESAEFIMACKDNDKNSISNEAADLIYHLQVALKHKGVEWRDVLAVLESRRKN
- a CDS encoding 6-carboxytetrahydropterin synthase, producing the protein MYLHSLKFSCSKSYEDFPCSHRQWRHEGHCRFVHGYSRSFTFWFTAKKLDLNGFVVDFSSLKPLEIKLKQQFDHTFLINKDDPLLNYWEKLHDLDALDLRIMDNVGMEFTSELIWRWANEYLQDKDKGRTCCWKTESKENKSNKASYEEIPDWFKS